One part of the Terrimicrobium sacchariphilum genome encodes these proteins:
- a CDS encoding AEC family transporter — protein sequence MPAVIFETLAPLVLIIALGTVLAKIRFLGHDFMNDLNKLAFWVALPALLFTSASHAIEPGGQLIRLMGVLWAATILIIVIAWLLAIPLGIPHIYRGTFSQSAFRGNSAYIALPVLAYSVATQPFPGSKAMMATAVIAMILLMASYNIFAVIVLQVSRHEGRVHWMQLAKPILRNPLLLAGILGILVPILDVPIPGVVDRAFKALGDAAVPLALLCIGGSLAHASFQGKRSAIVAAALLKVVVLPIIVYVLCRMLGLGLPEQRIAMVLAAAPTAAAAFVMAKEMGGDPTLASGSIALSTILSAASLAVALYVTS from the coding sequence ATGCCCGCAGTCATCTTTGAAACCCTCGCGCCTCTGGTGCTGATCATCGCGCTGGGCACTGTGCTCGCGAAGATCCGGTTTCTCGGCCATGACTTCATGAACGACCTGAACAAGCTGGCGTTCTGGGTCGCGCTTCCCGCGCTGCTTTTTACCTCGGCCTCGCACGCGATCGAGCCGGGCGGCCAGTTGATCCGGCTCATGGGCGTGCTATGGGCGGCGACGATCCTTATCATCGTCATTGCGTGGCTGCTGGCGATTCCGCTCGGCATCCCGCACATTTATCGCGGGACGTTTTCGCAATCCGCCTTCCGGGGAAACTCGGCCTACATTGCGCTGCCGGTGCTGGCCTACAGCGTGGCGACGCAACCCTTTCCCGGCTCGAAGGCCATGATGGCGACGGCAGTGATCGCGATGATCCTGCTCATGGCGTCGTACAATATCTTTGCCGTGATCGTGCTCCAGGTCAGCCGCCATGAGGGCAGGGTGCACTGGATGCAACTGGCGAAACCCATCCTGCGCAATCCGCTCCTGCTCGCAGGCATCCTGGGCATTCTGGTTCCGATTCTCGACGTGCCGATTCCCGGCGTGGTCGACCGGGCGTTCAAGGCGCTCGGTGATGCGGCTGTGCCGCTCGCGCTGCTGTGCATCGGCGGCTCCCTGGCGCATGCGTCCTTTCAGGGCAAACGCTCCGCCATCGTGGCGGCGGCTCTGCTCAAGGTCGTCGTGCTCCCGATCATCGTTTACGTGCTGTGCCGGATGCTCGGATTGGGCCTGCCTGAGCAGCGCATCGCCATGGTGCTCGCGGCCGCGCCGACTGCGGCGGCTGCCTTTGTCATGGCCAAGGAGATGGGCGGTGATCCGACCCTGGCGTCGGGTTCCATCGCCCTAAGCACGATTCTCTCCGCCGCAAGCCTCGCGGTGGCGCTTTACGTCACGAGCTAA